The Streptococcus respiraculi sequence AGTTACTTTGGAATAGAACTAAGTAGACAGTTGAATCAGTTGGAGCAGACAATTTGTATTGTCTTGAGTATCTTAGTCTTTTTGGGGATCCTCAATAATCAAGCAGATAAGAAGATAGCAGATCATAAATTGGAGCTATCTCCTGTTAGAAATAGAAATAAGGCTTGAGATAGAATGAATCGGTAATAAGAGGCTGGCAGTATGTCTAGCCTCTTTAAGTTTATACATTGCAAGGGAGTAGAAAGGATTGTGATTTCACTTTTATCAAAAAAGGACATTAAATGTTAATTCTCTATAATAACATATACAAATAAATATATACAAACCATGAAAAAGGTGCTACAATAAAAGAAAATGCCTAAGGAGGCTTTCAGTATGATGATTCATTTGGTGTGTCCTAACCCAGCCTTGGACCGTACCTTGCTTGTGGAGCGGATTGAGAAAAACATCCCTCTTCGTCCGAGCGAGGTGAGAGAATATCCTGGTGGGAAAAGTTTTAATGTCGCTTATGCCCTCAAAGAAAACGGCGAGTCAAACTACGTGATTCATACCATTTTAGGAGGTCGGATTGGCCAGTATATTCAAGATTTGAATGCGGATAAGGGCAATGCCTTACAGGTTGTGGAAAACTCGCAAAATACCCGGACCTGCAATATTTACATGGAAACCAAGACAGGTGATGTGACCCTGTTTTATGAGAAAGGTTTGGACTTGACGGAAGACTTGCTAGCACAATTCACCAGCCAATTGGAAGCAAGTCTGTCAGACGGCGACTGGTTGGTCTTTTCCGGTAGTCTGATGAAAGGCATGCCAGATGACTATATCAAGCAGTTGATTGACCGTCACCCGAAAGTACATACCATTGTGGATACGAGTGGCGCAGCCTTACGTGCTGCTTATCAATCCCGACCAAGTTTGGTCAAGATTAACAACGAGGAGTTGAAGGATATTTATCCAGAATTGGATGAGAATAGCCCTGAGCAGATTTTGGCAATTTTGAAAGAACAAACGCCTCATGAAAATATGATTGTCACCATGGGAGCAAAGGGCAGTTTGGCTAAGATTGGACAACGCTTTTTCCGAGTGGCACCGTTACGTGTTGAGGCGCTGAACCCGATTGCGTCAGGGGATTTTTACTTGGGTGTCTTAGTCAAAGGCTTGAGCCGACAAGAAGCCCCTGAACGGTATCTCCGCGAAGCAGCAGCTTTTTCAGCAGCTAACTGCCTGCAATATTTCCCAGAAGTGGACCAAGCGCAATACCAAGACTTACTCGAAAAAGTAACCGTTGAGGAAGTCTAGGACGCGATTGTCTACAGGATAATGGAATAAAAAGAAACATCAGTAGCCTGTTTGACCACTGATGTTTTCTTATTGCATGATTTCTTGTTGCTATATTTTCTTTTTAGTCCATGACTCCGAAGGTCACTTTTCCATTGATGGTTTTGATGATGAGTTTATTTGGGGCGTCTTTAGGACTGTGAATCAGTTTAGCCCCGTCTTTGCTTTTCTCGACAGTAAGGTTCTTGTAGTCTGGACCGACTTCGATTCCCATTTGCGCTAAATGCTCTTTTTGGAATTCTTCCTCTTGAAGCTTTGCTTCGTCATCCTGTTCGTCTGTTTGAGAGTTGTTATAGTGACCAGGATAGTAGTAGGTATCGCGTAGCTTTTCCCAGTCATAGGTGGCAGTTACATCGAGTTGAGTATCTTTCTTACTCTTGTCAGATAGTTCTACATTGACTTCAGAGTGGTAGAGGTCGGTTGTTTCTAAGCTGGTAGTACCGAGAATGTTGGTGTTGTGCAGATGAACCGTACGGGCTTGGCGCAGGGTGACATTTTCCAGAGTGCTATCTGTATAAAATTGTGTCGCAGTGGCTGCATCAACCGTTGTGCCTTTCAAATGCGAATTGTGAATGGAGATTGTTGCGCCACTAAATGCGCTGAGTTGTCCATTTTCCAGTTTTACATTCTCAGCATCGATAGAGCCACCCCAGTCGAGGTTTTTGATATGGACCTTATTGAGCAATAAAGAATCCATATAGTTCCAGCCGCTTAATTTTTCAAGTGTTTTTCCTTTAGGAACAAGAATGGTCAATTCTCTGAGTTCGTGATTGCGTCTCATATTGATAGCCAATTCTTGTCCTAGGAATTGCATGATGCCTTGAATATGGAATTTGGGATCTTTTCCCTGGATGGTGAGGGTATGATTGTCCTGTTGCAAAGAGAGGGAACGATAGCGGAAATTATCATAATTCGCATAGCGGACATGGAATTGATCATCTGGGGATTCGTCTATCTGAACCGTCCGCGTTTGGGCATCAATTGTGATTTCGTTGATGTCTTTGTAGGTTTCTTCAATCAAGCTAGGAGTAGAAACGGCTTGGATATCTTCAATACCGCCCATAAAGTAGCCAATACCGCAAAGAATTAAGCCTGAAATCAAGGCAATAAAGCCTGTTAATAGGGTAATCGTAACTTTCTTTTTCATGCTGTTTTACCTCGCTTAAGAATCCATTGAAAGAGGGCCTTGACTAGGCGTCCTGACCAGTAGGCGAAAATGCCAGTGATCACATAGAGAATGGCTGCGCCACCGATGAGGCCAATTCCTGTCCCAAATCCCATGAGAAAGGCTGGGAGGGATTGACCGAGGAGGCTAAAGGCTTCCCAGATAAGGTAACCACCTGTCACGATGAGCCCAAGTCCTAACAGAAATGCTGAGAGGATGAGTCCTACAACTCCTGCGATTATCAGAAAAAGAATACCGATTAAAAGGAGCAACAAGGGAATAGCAATGGGAAGTGACAAGAGAGCAACTACAGCGAGCCAAATGGTTTTAGTCTTACTTTTACGCTCTGTAGTCATCTCTTCTTCGATATGGCGGTCGAGGATGTTGTTGATAATGTCGCTCGCGGCTTCTTTAGGCGAGCCTAGCTCCTCGATCAAGGCTGCTTCACCTTCTGGGCCTGCATCGTCAAAGTATTCTTTAAAATAGTTAACGGCTGCCTGATATTCTTTGTGGGGCAGTTTTTTCAGGTGTTTTTCTAACTGCTCCATGTATTCAGTTCTTGTCATGACGAATGCTCCCTTCTATAATGCCATTGATTGTAGCGGTGTAGGTATCCCAATCTTCCTTGAGTTTAACCAGTTGCTCGTGTCCCAATTGGGTCAAGCCGTAATATTTCCGAGTACGCCCTTGGTATTCCCTAGAGTAGGTCGCTAGGTAATCATTTTGCTCCATTTTTTTTAAAATGGGGTAAAGGGCGGATTCCTTGATGTTGGCAATCAGCTTAATGGTCTGACTAATCTCATAACCGTAGGAATCCCTGGACTCTAAAATCGCGAGAATGAGAAACTCCGTCAGTACAGCAGGTACGGGAAAATACATCTCAAGACCTCCTTTGCTTTGAATATGGGTTTATATTAGATATATATCAAAATTTAGTATATATAAAATATACACCTATAAGTCGAAAATGTCAATAGATTTGATATGAAAAACGGTATAGTAGATTGAGAACGAAACACGGACTAAGCACTGTGTGAAAAAGAGACGCAGATGTTCCAACTTTAGTTGGTTACAGCTGAGGCTCCCTTTAGTGGAGACGCAGATGTTCCAACTTTAGTTGGTTACAGCTGAGGCTCCCTTTAGGGATAAGTCTTCCTAGCTCCAAAGGTATAGTATACCTTTGGAGGTGAGTGATAGGAGTTTGCAGAGTAAACTCTCCTTAGGCTCTTCGTCAGACTTCCTATTTTCACTTTGTGCTTTATACGCCCTCGTATCTTGCGGAACTGAACTCGGGCTAAAAGCTCGGAAAAAAGAGACATAGCCGTTCTAGCTTTAGCTAGATTATAGATATGGCTACCTTTAGGTATAAATGCTCCTAGAAGCTTCCGCTTCTTCGTCGTATTTCCTATTTTTCATTCGCTTTTTTAACGCCCTCGTATCTTATGAATAGGACAAGGCAAGGAGCTGCAGATAGAATTGGCGTTCACCAAAGAGACTGAATGATGTCTTAACCTTTATTCCATTCACTATAAAAAACTGAAGAAACGGAATGGTCTCTTCAGTCGGGATTATTTGTTCTTGAAAAATGCCTGAATATCTTCTTCACTGATACCAATCATGGGGTCAATAGTTAGGAGATTTTCTTCGGTCAGGATATAGGTTTGGGGTCCTTCTTCTTCTGAACTGGTGCTAGCTATGGTCTCAGTTTCTAGCGCAAGCTCGGACTGTCCTGTCTCAAAGCGCTCCTTGAGGTAGGTCTTGCGGCTGGTCCCGGCATTTTTTACAGCATAGTCAAAGGAGCTGTAGTCCCCCAAGAGAATGAGTTTGCTCTTTGAACGGGTAATAGCAGTGTAGAGGAGATTGCGCTGGAGCATGCGGTAGCTGGTTCGAGTAATGGGTAGGATCACTACCTGAAACTCGCTTCCTTGTGATTTGTGAATCGACATGGCATAGGCCAGCGTGATTTTGTACCATTCGTTGCGGGGGTAGATCACTTCGCTCCCGTCAAAGTTAATCGTGATTTCGTCTTGCTTGGAATCGCTATATTTGGCAGGAAGAAGGTCCGTAATATAGCCCAAGTCTCCGTTAAAAACATTGGCTTCGGTGTCGTTGACCAAGTGAATGACGCGATCCCCCTGACGAAAACGAATCTCGTTTTGGAGAAATTCAAGTTGACCTTCTGCGAGCGGATTTAGGAGGGCTTGAGTCGTGATATTGAGCTGGTCAATGCCTGCTTGTCCTCGGTACATAGGAGCGAGGATTTGCACTTCCTGAGGCTTGATTCCTGATTGAACGGCTGCGCTGACAATCCGATCAATAAGCGCAGGAATTTGCTCGTTTTGGGCTTCAAAGTAGGAGCGGTCAGCCTTTTTCTCTCGGAAATCAAGAGGTAGTTGTCCTTTGCGAATATGGTTGGCTAAGGTGACAATCGTTGAATCATCAGATTGACGGAAGATTTTTTCCAAGGTAATGCTTGGAATGGCAGGAATTTTCAGCAGATCTGCAAGGACTTGACCGGGACTGACAGAAGGGAGTTGCTCGGCATCGCCTACGATCAGAACCTGGGTATTGGATGAAATGTGCTGAAACAGCTGGTTGGCAAGCCAGGTATCCACCATGGAAAATTCATCAATGATGATAAATTCGGCATCCAGATACTCGTCGCGGTAGCTTTCTTCCTGTCCCTCAGTCAAGCCAAGGTGTCGATGAATAGTCGCACTTGGCAGTCCTGTCAATTCATTCATTCGTCTAGCAGCCCGACCTGTTGGTGCAGCCAGTAAAATCGGACAATCGCCTGTCGCTTTGGTCAGATTGATACCGTGTAGCATGGCGTAAATAGAAATAATGCCATTGATGACTGTTGTTTTCCCTGTTCCTGGTCCTCCTGTTAGGATAAAGAGCGGATTGTTGAGGGCTTGCTGGATGGCCTGTTTCTGAATGGTATCGTATTGAAAGCCAGACTGTTCTTCGACTTCACGGATGGCAGCGTCAATTTTTTCAGCTGAAAAGGTGTGGACTTCTTGCTTGTCTAATAAGCGCTTGATTTGTTTATGGATACCTTGTTCTGCAAAAAAGAGAGAATTGTCAAAGATTTTGGTGTCCATTTGCTGGACCTTGCCGTCTTGAATCAAACCTGTTAATTCTTGGGCGACAAGAGTAGGCTCCAGTTCAATCTTGCGGGCTGTTTCAAGCACCTCTAGGGTGTGTTCCAATAAATCGCGGGCTTCGACATAGGTGTCGCCCGTCTCCATAGACTTGTGAATTAAACTATAGAGCATGGCAGCCCGAAAACGCTGCGGAGAATCGCTTGCAATTCCTAGATTTTCAGCAATTTTATCAGCAATGGTAAAACCCAGCCCTTGCACATCTTCCACCAGTTGATAGGGGTTTTCGGTAAGGACATCGAGCGTTTTTTCCTTGTATTGGTCTTGGATTTGAAAGGCCAGTTTGTTAGGAATGCCGTACTCAGCTAGCTTTGCTAGCGTGACTTCTGTCCCATAGTTGAAGCGCAGTTTTTCGATAAAAGCCTGCCGATGTTTGGCAGAAAGGCCTGTGATTTGGGTCAATTTCTCAGGCTCAGCGAGAATGTGATCAATGGTATTTTCCCCGTAGAGTGCGACAATTTTTTCAGCCGTTTTGCGTCCAATTCCTTTAAACTGATCGCTGGAAAAATATTTGACTAAGCCCGCGGAAGTTGGTTTGCTACGCTCATAGCGCGTGATTTGTAGCTGTTGTCCATATTTGGGATGGGTGATTAAGTGTCCGTAAAATTGATAATCTTCCCCTTCGATGACATCTGCAATCGTTCCTGTTATGATGATGTCATAGTCATCATAGTTACTATCGGTATCATCGATTTCAAGCAGCAGAATCTTGTAAAAATTGGACGGATTTTCAAAGATGATGCGGTCAATGGTTCCTGTAAAATAAACTTCACTCATATCAGTTCCTAATTCTATCAGCTATTGAAAAATCACAAGCCACTCGCTCTCCAGTTGCGAATTGATGCTGGATATGCGCTTGATAAGCCTGTGATTGATTTTAAAAGCCTTGGATACGGTTAAATGGGTAGACACGGGAGATGATTTTTCCCTTGATAGCCGTTTTTCTAAAGGTTCCGACTTTACGGCTATCTGCTGATACGAGGCGATCGTCTCCTAGGAGATAGTATTGCCCCTCAGGGATTTCGATGGTGAAAGTAGGGTTCCCTTGTGCGTCTAATGTGAAAGCTGATGCATCTTGCGCAATCGCCTGAAAGTTTGGGTTATAAGAATAGGTGGATTGGAGCTTATCTTTGGCAAATGCTGCCTTATATTCTTCCAAATATTTTTCTTTAACTTCCTGGCCATTGACGTAGAGAGTGTCATTTTCATAGTGGATAGTGTCGCCAGGCAGTCCGATGAGGCGTTTTACAATCAATTTTTCTTTGCCAGCATCATCTACCTCGCTTGCGACTACGATGTCAAATCGGTCAATTTTTCCAATTTTTCGCATGATGAGCACATCCTTGTCGCGCAAAGTGGGATCCATTGAATGTCCTTCAACGCTCACCAAACTCCAGATAAATAATCTGGAAAGCAGAATTAGTACGAGAATAAAGGAAAAGAATCCCCACTCTTTCAAAAAATGTTTCATTGATAAAACCTCATTTACGATGTAATAAAAGCGCTTGTGCCTTTTGGGTATTGGCAAAGTGCAGCTTGGCAGTCTGCTCTAGTCCTGCCATGCCGTATCGGGCAAGGATATCGCGCGCGACCTGATCAGATTTTTTTCCAGCGCCTGACGGCAGGTCATATCCAACTTCTTGGCTCAAGTGGGCTAGATTTTCCAAAAACATGGCCCGTGCGATGATGGATGATACAGCAACCGCTAGGTATTTTCCTTCTGCCTTTTCTTCTAAGATGATAGGATTTGGAAAGCGCTTGGCTTCGTGTGCTAGATAGCGATTGTAGTTCTTGCTACTGGTAAAGGCATCGATCACAATTTGCTTTGGCGCTACACCCTTTTGCAAGAGAAGGAAAATCGCCTGATTATGCAGTGCAACCTTGACAGAGACTGCATTGTAGCCATGTTCAATGACATCATTGTATTTTTTGGGGGTAAGTAGCAGAGCTTGGTGCGGAATTTTCTCTTTTAACAAGGGTGCGATCTGGCAGATTTTTTGGTCTGTCAATCGTTTGGAATCATCAACACCTAACGATTTGAGAAAGGCATGGTCACTTGGAGTGACGAAACTTGCAACGACCGCAAGCCCACCAAAATAAGAACCGTTCCCCACCTCATCTGTTCCAATTATGGGAACCTGCTGAGATAGGCTTTGCTGCGGGTGTGGACTTTCTGTCTGATAGCCCCATTTTTGGGCGTGAAGTTCGGCCTTCTCTCCCTGAAACATGACCTTTCCAGAATTGTAGAGAGTAATACTAATCCCGTCTGTCTTGAAAAAAGCTTCGACGTAGGGATTGTTACTCGGTTGTTGGTAGGCAGTATAGTAGGCCTTGATTTTCTCTTTTTGTCTCTTATCTACAGTTATCACAAGATTGTTCATCTTCTTATTATATCACAAAGAAGCCGAAGTGGGACAATCGGGTGAAAAACAAACACTCCGAGATATCAGTATATCACAGAGTGTTTGAGGAGATTTTATGAAAAAGAAAAGTTTTTTAGGATAGATACAGTATAATGCGACAAGCTTAAATTTTTCTTAACAATCTCTGAAATTGTTCCTTAGGGTCAAATTTTTTGGTCAATCAGCCGTTGGATTTGTTTTGGACGGATAAGAATAAAGGCGATAATCGCAACAAATAGCCAGATGAGAACGGAAACAAGTGCTGGTTTTGAAGTTGCATTTGTACCTGCAGTTGCTAAAATGGCAGCAAAGTCAATCATAAAATGAATAAAAATTGTCCACCACAGGCTGCGCGTGCGAATGACAACGGCAGAAAAGTAGATTCCCATTGCCATAGCATAGTAGACCTGAAATAGGGTGACATCAAGTGGCTGAGTACGTAAGTTTCCTAGATGAGCCAGTCCGAAGACCAAACTTGATAGAAGGACGGCTTGCAGGACATTTTTATAAGAATGAAGCCCGTCTTTAAAGGCGATTTGTAACAGAATGCCACGGCAGATGTACTCTTCTACAAATCCAGCTCCCAGAGCCGTTACCAAGGCAACAGGCAAATAGTTTAGATGTTCTACAAGTCCAAAGACCAACAGAGGAATGCAGACTAGAAAGAGATAAACAAAATTGAGCCAGTTGACCCGTAATTGCTCTCCTATTCCAGTACGAGCTTTTAGGGGCATTGTTAAATGGAGAAAGCGATGTCCAACTAGGTAGAAGATAGAGGCCAGTAAGGCTGTTTTGATAATATAGTAGGTAGTGCCCGTGAGGAAGTAGCTGAGAAACCCTAAGGTCCAATTTGTTCCGAGTAATAATAGGCCATAGAGGCAGACTTGCTGTAATGATTTTTTTGACATCTTGTCTCCTTTAGCGATATATATTTTTCTATTCGGTGATGGCTAGCGGTTTTTCAACCCTTTTTCAAAACTCGTTGAACTAGCCTGAACAGAAATGGTTTCAAGGGTAAAAGGGTGAGTAAAGGTGAGTTTGTGGGCATGGAGCATGAGCCTACTAGCAGGAAGCGTGCTGTAGAGAGGGTCTCCGATAATGGCATGTCCGTGATGAGAGAGATGTACTCTGATTTGATGAGTTCGTCCCGTTTCTAACCGACAGGCAACGAGGCTCGTTTTTCCCAGTGCTTTTAATCGAGTGATATGGGTAATGGCCATTTGACCTTTTTGTGGGTCGATTACTCGTTTGCGTCTGTCATGGCGGTGGCGCCCGATTTTATCTGTTATGGTCTGTGTGTTTTTTGGGAATCGTCCTTGGCAGAGTGCAAGATATTCACGGAAAATCACCTTGTCTTCTAAGAGCCGATTGAGAATCGGCAGGATAAAAGGATTTTTGGCAAATACAATCGCACCGCTGGTCTCCATATCGAGACGATGCACGACGTAGCAGGTTTGCTGGACATAAGCGGACACATGATTGAGCAGGGCAATTTCAGTTGGCTCATTGCCGTGAGTTTTCATGCCTTCTGGCTTGTTGACTACAATCAGGTGTTCATCCTCATAGAGAACATCGACTAATTCACTTTTCCCCCAAGGAATGACTTTTTTAGGGTAATCTTCCTCATCAAAGATGAGTTCTAGTTGGTCACCTGCCGTAATCGGACTCTGCCAGTTGATGACATGCTCGTTTACACGGACGTGCTTTTTGGTGCGCAGGAAGTGGCGAATCTTGCGCGGAATTAAAAAGTAATCTTCCAAGGCTTCCTTGACCGTCATAGCCGGAAATTGTGCAGGAATGGTAATGGTATATTTCATAGGCTTACAAACTTGAAGAGTGCTTTGGTTGCACCTTTTCAGCTGGATTGATAAAATGCATGGCGTTGTTAACAGCCGTCGGTGCTTCGCCAAGACCCGTTGCAATCAAGTCCACTTTGCCCTCGTAAGAGCAGCAGTCGCCAACCGCATAGATACCAGGGACAGAGGTCTCTTGCTTGCTGTTGACGAGAATGCGGTTGCGCCCTAGTTTTAGTCCCCATTCTTTTAACGTTCCAACAGAAGACTTGAAGCCGTAGTTGACAAAGAGATGATCAAAATGAAGTGTCAGCTCTTCATCGCTTTTGACCTTGGTCAATTCAATAGCGGCTGCGTGACCATTTCCTCCTTGGAGAGCTTTGGGGATGTAGGGAGTATGAATCGTAACATTCGATGCTTTAAGGGCTTCGACACTATGCTCCATAGCGCGGAAATTGTCCCTACGATGTACGATTTGGGTCGTTTCAGCGATTGGCTCAAAAGCCAGTGACCAGTCCACTGCAGAATCCCCACCACCTAGGACCACCACGTTTTGACCGGCATATTGTTGGATATTGGCTACATGATAGTGAATATTGTCAAAGTCATCTGCCTGCTCCAATTCAAGCGGGCGTGGCTTGAAAGCCCCGCCTCCCATAGCGATAATAACAGCCTTTGAAGCATGCGCACCTTTTGAGGTCGTAATGATGAAATGGTCAGCTTGTGCAATACCTATCACCGTTTCATTAAGGCAAATAGTCGTTTCAAAAGGCTCCAGCTGAGCAAGGAGATTGTCTGTTAATTCCTGTCCTGTCAAGCGAGGAAAGGCTGGGATGTCTAAAATCGTCTTTTCAGGATACAAAATAGCAGGCTGCCCACCCAGTTGAGGAAGGGAGTCAATGATTTTCACCTTAGCCTGGCGCAAATGTGCATAAAAAGCAGTAAATAGGCCCACAGGGCCGCCTCCAATAATCGTAATATCATACAGTTCCGTCATTCGAATGCCTCTTTTCAATTCAGAATATTTCTATTTTACCATAATCTATCGACCAGCGCCCACATGAAAAAAACAAATGATAGCTGTCGTTCTTGAACGATTTGAATGAGAAGTCTGTATCGCGAATCCAGCCACGAAAATTTCAAGGCTTAGACTTGAAAATGAGGATTGCTCAACAGTTTGGGAGACTGTTGAGGGTGGGGAATACAAGCTTATATCCACACTGCTTAAGAAAGAATCAAAGTATTCATTTTAATTGAGAGTTAGTCAAAAATCCTTAGAACGGTCTCTTGTTGAGGTTTGTTGAGGCTGAATGCAAAAAAATGTAGTATAATGGTACAAAATTAAGAACCCGTATTTATAAGCGAAGTCGTTCTAATCGGGAGCTTATTTTACGATCATCAAGGTGTTTTGTTGAAGGAATACTGACTGTATTTCGAAAAAAGCAACGATGAGTAGCGAAAAATAAGCTCTGAATAGTGTTGCTGAGCTATGGATACAGGTTCTGAGTAGAAAGAGAGAGTATCATGGACCAATACGATGTAAGAGAAGATGAAGATGTAGTTGCAGAAGGTCGTCAGATGCGCCGCAGTCGGCGAAAGCCTACAGACCACGAAGTAAAACCCAAGAAGAAATCTCGGATTCCTGAGCCTATTCGCAAATTTTGGAGAAGATATCAGCTGACCAAGATTGTCTTCATTTTGATTGGAGTAATGGTTTTGACAGTAGGAGGCTATCTGTTTTTCCTAGCCAAAACAGCTAATGTCGGAGATTTACAGGCTGCCTTAAAAGCAACGACTGTCA is a genomic window containing:
- a CDS encoding phage holin, which produces MKQLKVRIKRHMFWVGLVSLLLMLIDNIFYSYFGIELSRQLNQLEQTICIVLSILVFLGILNNQADKKIADHKLELSPVRNRNKA
- a CDS encoding 1-phosphofructokinase family hexose kinase, producing the protein MMIHLVCPNPALDRTLLVERIEKNIPLRPSEVREYPGGKSFNVAYALKENGESNYVIHTILGGRIGQYIQDLNADKGNALQVVENSQNTRTCNIYMETKTGDVTLFYEKGLDLTEDLLAQFTSQLEASLSDGDWLVFSGSLMKGMPDDYIKQLIDRHPKVHTIVDTSGAALRAAYQSRPSLVKINNEELKDIYPELDENSPEQILAILKEQTPHENMIVTMGAKGSLAKIGQRFFRVAPLRVEALNPIASGDFYLGVLVKGLSRQEAPERYLREAAAFSAANCLQYFPEVDQAQYQDLLEKVTVEEV
- a CDS encoding NAD(P)/FAD-dependent oxidoreductase, with product MTELYDITIIGGGPVGLFTAFYAHLRQAKVKIIDSLPQLGGQPAILYPEKTILDIPAFPRLTGQELTDNLLAQLEPFETTICLNETVIGIAQADHFIITTSKGAHASKAVIIAMGGGAFKPRPLELEQADDFDNIHYHVANIQQYAGQNVVVLGGGDSAVDWSLAFEPIAETTQIVHRRDNFRAMEHSVEALKASNVTIHTPYIPKALQGGNGHAAAIELTKVKSDEELTLHFDHLFVNYGFKSSVGTLKEWGLKLGRNRILVNSKQETSVPGIYAVGDCCSYEGKVDLIATGLGEAPTAVNNAMHFINPAEKVQPKHSSSL
- a CDS encoding CPBP family intramembrane glutamic endopeptidase — protein: MSKKSLQQVCLYGLLLLGTNWTLGFLSYFLTGTTYYIIKTALLASIFYLVGHRFLHLTMPLKARTGIGEQLRVNWLNFVYLFLVCIPLLVFGLVEHLNYLPVALVTALGAGFVEEYICRGILLQIAFKDGLHSYKNVLQAVLLSSLVFGLAHLGNLRTQPLDVTLFQVYYAMAMGIYFSAVVIRTRSLWWTIFIHFMIDFAAILATAGTNATSKPALVSVLIWLFVAIIAFILIRPKQIQRLIDQKI
- a CDS encoding ATP-dependent RecD-like DNA helicase, with the protein product MSEVYFTGTIDRIIFENPSNFYKILLLEIDDTDSNYDDYDIIITGTIADVIEGEDYQFYGHLITHPKYGQQLQITRYERSKPTSAGLVKYFSSDQFKGIGRKTAEKIVALYGENTIDHILAEPEKLTQITGLSAKHRQAFIEKLRFNYGTEVTLAKLAEYGIPNKLAFQIQDQYKEKTLDVLTENPYQLVEDVQGLGFTIADKIAENLGIASDSPQRFRAAMLYSLIHKSMETGDTYVEARDLLEHTLEVLETARKIELEPTLVAQELTGLIQDGKVQQMDTKIFDNSLFFAEQGIHKQIKRLLDKQEVHTFSAEKIDAAIREVEEQSGFQYDTIQKQAIQQALNNPLFILTGGPGTGKTTVINGIISIYAMLHGINLTKATGDCPILLAAPTGRAARRMNELTGLPSATIHRHLGLTEGQEESYRDEYLDAEFIIIDEFSMVDTWLANQLFQHISSNTQVLIVGDAEQLPSVSPGQVLADLLKIPAIPSITLEKIFRQSDDSTIVTLANHIRKGQLPLDFREKKADRSYFEAQNEQIPALIDRIVSAAVQSGIKPQEVQILAPMYRGQAGIDQLNITTQALLNPLAEGQLEFLQNEIRFRQGDRVIHLVNDTEANVFNGDLGYITDLLPAKYSDSKQDEITINFDGSEVIYPRNEWYKITLAYAMSIHKSQGSEFQVVILPITRTSYRMLQRNLLYTAITRSKSKLILLGDYSSFDYAVKNAGTSRKTYLKERFETGQSELALETETIASTSSEEEGPQTYILTEENLLTIDPMIGISEEDIQAFFKNK
- a CDS encoding DUF1700 domain-containing protein, with protein sequence MTRTEYMEQLEKHLKKLPHKEYQAAVNYFKEYFDDAGPEGEAALIEELGSPKEAASDIINNILDRHIEEEMTTERKSKTKTIWLAVVALLSLPIAIPLLLLLIGILFLIIAGVVGLILSAFLLGLGLIVTGGYLIWEAFSLLGQSLPAFLMGFGTGIGLIGGAAILYVITGIFAYWSGRLVKALFQWILKRGKTA
- a CDS encoding RluA family pseudouridine synthase, which codes for MKYTITIPAQFPAMTVKEALEDYFLIPRKIRHFLRTKKHVRVNEHVINWQSPITAGDQLELIFDEEDYPKKVIPWGKSELVDVLYEDEHLIVVNKPEGMKTHGNEPTEIALLNHVSAYVQQTCYVVHRLDMETSGAIVFAKNPFILPILNRLLEDKVIFREYLALCQGRFPKNTQTITDKIGRHRHDRRKRVIDPQKGQMAITHITRLKALGKTSLVACRLETGRTHQIRVHLSHHGHAIIGDPLYSTLPASRLMLHAHKLTFTHPFTLETISVQASSTSFEKGLKNR
- a CDS encoding DUF4097 family beta strand repeat-containing protein, translating into MKKKVTITLLTGFIALISGLILCGIGYFMGGIEDIQAVSTPSLIEETYKDINEITIDAQTRTVQIDESPDDQFHVRYANYDNFRYRSLSLQQDNHTLTIQGKDPKFHIQGIMQFLGQELAINMRRNHELRELTILVPKGKTLEKLSGWNYMDSLLLNKVHIKNLDWGGSIDAENVKLENGQLSAFSGATISIHNSHLKGTTVDAATATQFYTDSTLENVTLRQARTVHLHNTNILGTTSLETTDLYHSEVNVELSDKSKKDTQLDVTATYDWEKLRDTYYYPGHYNNSQTDEQDDEAKLQEEEFQKEHLAQMGIEVGPDYKNLTVEKSKDGAKLIHSPKDAPNKLIIKTINGKVTFGVMD
- a CDS encoding PadR family transcriptional regulator, whose amino-acid sequence is MYFPVPAVLTEFLILAILESRDSYGYEISQTIKLIANIKESALYPILKKMEQNDYLATYSREYQGRTRKYYGLTQLGHEQLVKLKEDWDTYTATINGIIEGSIRHDKN
- the lepB gene encoding signal peptidase I, with the protein product MKHFLKEWGFFSFILVLILLSRLFIWSLVSVEGHSMDPTLRDKDVLIMRKIGKIDRFDIVVASEVDDAGKEKLIVKRLIGLPGDTIHYENDTLYVNGQEVKEKYLEEYKAAFAKDKLQSTYSYNPNFQAIAQDASAFTLDAQGNPTFTIEIPEGQYYLLGDDRLVSADSRKVGTFRKTAIKGKIISRVYPFNRIQGF
- the rnhC gene encoding ribonuclease HIII translates to MNNLVITVDKRQKEKIKAYYTAYQQPSNNPYVEAFFKTDGISITLYNSGKVMFQGEKAELHAQKWGYQTESPHPQQSLSQQVPIIGTDEVGNGSYFGGLAVVASFVTPSDHAFLKSLGVDDSKRLTDQKICQIAPLLKEKIPHQALLLTPKKYNDVIEHGYNAVSVKVALHNQAIFLLLQKGVAPKQIVIDAFTSSKNYNRYLAHEAKRFPNPIILEEKAEGKYLAVAVSSIIARAMFLENLAHLSQEVGYDLPSGAGKKSDQVARDILARYGMAGLEQTAKLHFANTQKAQALLLHRK